The proteins below come from a single Mucilaginibacter mali genomic window:
- a CDS encoding GH92 family glycosyl hydrolase, with protein MKSLLRYILPVAVGCLSLNASAQKKVDNTPSVNVFLGTGGHGHTYPGAAVPFGMVQLSPDTRLEGWDGCSGYHYTDSLVYGFSHTHLSGTGIADYCDILFMPTTGDPQWLNTEYRSPFKKKNESGQPGYYKTRLDKYNIGVELTATTRVGVHRYSYPSTQQANILIDLKHRDNVIESWVEMISNHEVRGFRRSRSWARDQYVYFYAKFNRPFKSYSIALNDKPQEGKSKVEGKNVKMILVFDNPGEVISKVGISSVSADGALKNLDTEVPDFDFKKVQKAAHDQWVNELAKIQVEGGAPPVPQSVQNMQNAYNGYNPYGGYNANPNQRVKPVFIDYGKIKRSIFYTALYHSMLAPNIYNDVDGQYRGMDQKVHTANGFNYYTIFSLWDTYRAEHPLLSLIDKKRTLDFIKTFLAMYDDGGLLPIWPVGSSETYCMVGNHSIPVIVDAYAKGIRDFNTDKALRAMKAAVNRDQFGLDSYRRNGVVLADDEHESVSKTLEYAYDDWCIAQFAKMLGKQQDYVEYIQRAQYWKNQYNNQNGFMQARVNGGWYLPFEPTEVNNNYTEGNAWQYAFLVPHDEETLMAKMGGKEKFEAKLDELFTTTSKLSGREQADITGLIGQYAHGNEPSHHMAYLYNFTDDPSKTQLYLSKIMKEEYKDGPDGLAGNEDCGQMSAWYVMSALGIYNVAPGQQQYNIGLPQFDKAVISLENGKKFTITNTAVSQNNFYLQGMNLNKKPYNKLYLDYDDVNKGGEFEYLAGRLPNRLFMQELEKPTSKITDNLIVSNPYFINGARTFKDKTTVEITSGNEGAKLYYTLDGSTPTTSSTLFTAPISVNATTTIKAIAVKDDKSSMVNSGTFTKTKGDVKLTLINKYLPNYPAEGQDALIDGLHGSTNWRLGNWQGYQGKDLVAILDLGEVKQVKQVSLNTLQDSRSWIVFPKYVQYQVSDDGKTYRDVVKVETKTDIKDENISIQNFVGQLNTKARYIRLIAKQYGPLPDWHESKGSPSYIFADEIVVE; from the coding sequence GGTGCAGCTAAGCCCCGATACAAGATTAGAGGGCTGGGACGGCTGCTCGGGTTATCATTATACCGATTCGTTAGTTTATGGCTTCTCGCATACACACCTGAGCGGTACCGGCATTGCCGATTATTGCGATATCCTGTTTATGCCTACCACAGGTGATCCGCAATGGTTGAACACTGAATATCGCTCTCCGTTTAAAAAGAAGAACGAGAGCGGACAGCCCGGTTATTATAAAACCCGGCTGGATAAATACAACATCGGGGTAGAACTGACTGCTACTACAAGGGTTGGTGTTCATCGCTATAGTTACCCAAGCACGCAGCAGGCTAATATTTTGATCGATCTGAAACATCGCGATAACGTGATCGAATCGTGGGTGGAGATGATCAGTAACCATGAGGTTAGGGGCTTTCGCCGCTCCCGCTCATGGGCGCGCGATCAGTATGTATACTTCTACGCCAAATTCAACCGTCCGTTCAAAAGCTACAGCATAGCGTTGAATGATAAGCCGCAGGAGGGCAAAAGCAAGGTTGAAGGCAAAAACGTAAAGATGATCCTGGTGTTTGATAATCCCGGCGAGGTGATCAGCAAGGTGGGGATCTCGTCGGTAAGTGCCGATGGCGCTTTGAAGAACCTGGATACCGAGGTTCCGGACTTCGACTTTAAGAAGGTGCAAAAAGCCGCGCACGATCAATGGGTGAACGAACTCGCCAAGATACAGGTGGAGGGTGGTGCGCCGCCCGTGCCGCAATCGGTACAGAACATGCAGAATGCATATAATGGATATAACCCGTACGGCGGCTATAATGCCAACCCAAACCAAAGAGTAAAGCCGGTATTTATAGATTACGGTAAGATCAAGCGCAGTATATTTTACACCGCGCTTTACCACAGCATGTTGGCCCCCAATATTTATAACGATGTGGATGGGCAATACCGCGGGATGGATCAAAAGGTGCATACCGCCAACGGCTTTAATTATTATACCATTTTCAGCCTTTGGGATACCTACCGGGCCGAGCATCCGCTGCTAAGCCTGATAGATAAAAAGCGCACACTGGATTTTATCAAAACCTTTTTAGCGATGTATGATGACGGCGGCTTGCTACCTATCTGGCCGGTAGGATCATCGGAAACGTATTGCATGGTGGGCAACCACAGCATCCCGGTGATAGTAGATGCCTACGCCAAAGGCATCCGTGATTTTAATACTGATAAGGCCCTGCGCGCCATGAAGGCGGCTGTTAACCGCGATCAATTTGGCTTAGACTCATATCGTAGGAACGGCGTAGTTTTGGCCGACGACGAGCACGAATCGGTATCTAAAACCTTAGAATACGCTTACGATGACTGGTGCATAGCCCAATTTGCCAAAATGCTGGGCAAACAGCAGGATTACGTAGAATACATCCAGCGGGCGCAATACTGGAAAAATCAGTACAACAACCAAAACGGCTTTATGCAGGCCCGTGTAAACGGTGGCTGGTACCTGCCATTCGAGCCTACCGAGGTAAACAACAACTATACCGAGGGCAATGCCTGGCAATACGCCTTCCTTGTTCCGCATGATGAGGAGACCCTGATGGCAAAAATGGGCGGCAAAGAAAAGTTTGAAGCCAAACTTGATGAACTGTTTACCACCACCAGTAAACTGAGTGGCCGCGAACAGGCGGATATTACTGGCTTGATCGGCCAGTACGCCCACGGTAACGAACCTAGTCATCACATGGCCTACCTTTATAATTTTACCGATGATCCGAGCAAGACCCAACTATATCTAAGCAAGATTATGAAGGAGGAGTATAAGGACGGTCCCGATGGTTTAGCCGGAAACGAGGATTGCGGGCAAATGTCGGCCTGGTATGTGATGAGTGCCCTTGGCATTTATAATGTGGCTCCCGGTCAGCAACAATATAATATTGGCTTGCCACAGTTTGATAAAGCTGTGATCAGCCTGGAGAATGGCAAAAAGTTCACCATCACCAATACGGCCGTATCGCAAAACAATTTCTACCTGCAGGGTATGAACCTGAATAAGAAGCCTTATAATAAGCTCTATCTCGATTACGACGATGTGAACAAAGGCGGCGAGTTTGAGTATCTTGCCGGCCGGCTACCTAACCGCCTGTTTATGCAGGAACTGGAAAAGCCAACGTCGAAGATCACCGATAACCTTATCGTATCTAATCCTTACTTTATCAACGGCGCGCGCACATTTAAGGATAAAACTACCGTGGAAATTACCAGCGGAAACGAAGGCGCTAAGCTATATTATACGCTTGATGGTTCAACGCCGACAACAAGCTCCACACTATTTACCGCACCGATAAGCGTTAACGCTACCACTACTATCAAAGCCATCGCGGTTAAAGATGATAAAAGCAGCATGGTCAACTCAGGCACGTTCACCAAAACCAAGGGCGATGTAAAGCTGACGCTGATCAACAAATACCTGCCCAACTACCCGGCCGAGGGACAAGATGCCCTGATCGATGGTTTGCATGGCAGCACCAACTGGCGTTTAGGCAACTGGCAGGGTTACCAGGGCAAGGACCTGGTGGCCATACTTGACCTGGGCGAAGTGAAGCAGGTTAAGCAAGTAAGCCTGAATACCTTGCAAGATTCGCGCTCATGGATCGTGTTCCCTAAATATGTGCAGTACCAGGTATCGGACGATGGCAAGACCTATCGCGATGTGGTTAAGGTGGAAACCAAAACCGATATTAAGGACGAAAATATCAGCATCCAAAACTTTGTAGGCCAGTTGAATACAAAAGCCCGGTATATAAGGCTTATCGCTAAGCAATACGGTCCGCTGCCCGACTGGCATGAAAGTAAAGGCAGCCCATCGTACATTTTTGCTGATGAGATAGTGGTGGAGTAA
- a CDS encoding DUF5655 domain-containing protein, with product MTPGAEKQISQFLAGKSEHTLSLYHHLLSRFEQIGDIMVEPTKTMIGISNNHKRIAWVTQLGRSFIHVVFPFKREYPDNLCFVKMGQVPGQNQFNHHFRMNLIDDLNDEVMGFMRLAYFEENV from the coding sequence ATGACACCCGGAGCAGAAAAACAAATAAGCCAATTTTTGGCAGGCAAAAGCGAACATACCTTAAGCCTATACCATCATCTCCTAAGCCGCTTTGAACAGATCGGCGATATCATGGTTGAGCCTACCAAAACCATGATCGGTATCTCCAACAATCATAAGCGTATAGCCTGGGTAACGCAACTGGGCAGGAGTTTTATACATGTAGTATTTCCGTTTAAGCGTGAATATCCCGATAACCTGTGCTTTGTTAAAATGGGCCAGGTGCCGGGCCAAAACCAATTCAATCATCATTTCCGGATGAATTTGATAGACGACCTGAACGATGAAGTAATGGGCTTTATGCGACTGGCGTATTTTGAGGAGAATGTATAA
- a CDS encoding phosphatidylinositol-specific phospholipase C/glycerophosphodiester phosphodiesterase family protein, producing the protein MPGTYTLRNLICSLLIVFAASSINAQNLPLDNAFAHNDYQHRQPLFEALNNGYTNIEADVYIYKNRLVVTHVLPQIHHHRQLKNLYLQPLADQVANNNGEVYPGYKGTITLMIDIKSDGERTYQLLKPMLEQYREMLCGYQNGEYKAGPVRIVLSGHKPVQTIRNDPDRLAFIDEDLRRINRDTTIAAENALAMASCKYSKLLKWRGSGLLSLRERIKLTNFTAQAHLLGAKVRLWGSPDNEKVWQQLLQCGVDLINTDKLTRLRNFLTKEGAPAVQAN; encoded by the coding sequence ATGCCCGGAACATATACGCTCCGTAATTTAATTTGTTCACTGCTAATTGTCTTTGCCGCCTCTTCTATAAACGCGCAAAACCTGCCATTGGACAATGCCTTTGCCCATAACGATTACCAGCACCGCCAGCCCCTTTTCGAGGCGCTGAACAATGGCTACACCAATATCGAGGCCGATGTTTATATCTACAAAAACCGTTTGGTAGTTACCCATGTGCTACCGCAGATCCATCATCACCGCCAGTTAAAAAACCTGTACCTGCAACCACTGGCCGACCAGGTAGCAAATAACAACGGCGAAGTTTACCCCGGTTACAAAGGCACCATTACGCTGATGATCGATATCAAATCGGACGGGGAACGTACCTACCAACTACTAAAACCCATGCTGGAGCAATACCGCGAGATGCTATGCGGCTATCAGAACGGCGAGTATAAAGCCGGACCGGTGCGCATCGTTTTATCAGGCCACAAACCGGTGCAAACCATTCGCAACGACCCTGACCGCCTGGCTTTTATTGACGAAGACCTGCGCCGCATTAACCGTGATACCACCATCGCTGCCGAAAACGCACTGGCCATGGCCAGCTGCAAATATTCTAAACTGTTAAAGTGGCGTGGATCGGGCTTACTTTCGCTGCGTGAGCGTATTAAGCTGACCAACTTTACCGCGCAAGCCCACCTGCTGGGTGCCAAGGTGCGCCTTTGGGGTTCGCCGGATAATGAAAAGGTTTGGCAGCAACTGCTGCAATGCGGTGTCGATCTGATCAATACCGATAAACTGACCCGCCTGCGTAATTTCCTTACTAAAGAGGGAGCGCCGGCTGTACAGGCTAATTAG
- the rpsA gene encoding 30S ribosomal protein S1 has product MAKKQEVENELKAKEAELGTATANANEEVIESEADSLSIEDIKANITTSNQDFDWDADDKKFGNYSAADREKMEAMYDVTFNSINQGEIIEGIVVNINNKDVVLNIGFKSDGMVSLSEFRDTPDLKIGDKVDVFVESQEDANGQLVLSRKRAKTQKSWERINSALDNDEIITGFVKSRTKGGLIVDIMGVEAFLPGSQIDIKPIRDYDVYVGKTMEFKVVKINHEFKNVVVSHKVLIEDDLENQKTEIVAKLEKGQVLEGTVKNITDFGVFIDLGGVDGLLHITDISWGRIEHPREVLALDQKINVVVLDFDDEKKRIALGLKQLTPHPWQSLTEDIKVGSHVKGKIVTVADYGAFLEIIPGVEGLIHVSEMSWSQNLRNPQEFLKVGDEIEAQVLTLDRDERKMSLGIKQLTPDPWQQAADRYAVGTQHVATVKNMTNFGVFVELEDGIDGLIHISDLSWSKKVNHPNEFTKVGEKLDVVVLELDVENRKLSLGHKQLEENPWDTFETVFGVDSIHEGTVLKVTDKGAIVALPYGVEGFAPTKHLVKEDGKALKADETAEFKIIEFNKENKRIVISHSRIWEDQRSEARVADFENRKKEAKATTSAVKKVKDSVEKSTLGDLSVLAQLKEQMEGAESKAKKSKTEESN; this is encoded by the coding sequence ATGGCAAAAAAACAAGAAGTAGAAAACGAATTAAAAGCAAAAGAAGCTGAGCTGGGTACAGCTACAGCCAATGCAAACGAAGAGGTAATTGAATCTGAAGCAGATTCACTGTCGATCGAGGACATTAAGGCCAACATCACCACTTCGAACCAGGATTTTGACTGGGACGCCGACGACAAAAAATTCGGCAATTACAGCGCTGCTGACCGCGAAAAAATGGAAGCAATGTATGATGTGACCTTTAACTCTATTAACCAGGGTGAGATCATTGAAGGCATTGTGGTAAACATCAACAACAAGGATGTGGTATTAAACATCGGCTTCAAATCTGATGGTATGGTATCGCTTTCTGAGTTCCGCGACACTCCTGATCTGAAGATCGGTGATAAGGTTGACGTATTTGTTGAGTCGCAGGAAGATGCTAACGGTCAGTTAGTATTATCACGCAAGCGTGCTAAAACCCAAAAATCATGGGAGCGTATTAATTCGGCTCTTGATAATGATGAGATCATCACCGGCTTTGTGAAGAGCCGCACCAAAGGTGGTCTGATCGTTGATATTATGGGCGTAGAAGCCTTCTTACCAGGTTCACAGATCGATATCAAGCCTATCCGCGATTACGATGTGTACGTTGGTAAAACTATGGAGTTCAAAGTTGTTAAGATCAACCACGAGTTTAAAAACGTAGTGGTATCGCACAAAGTGCTGATCGAGGACGATCTGGAAAACCAAAAAACTGAAATTGTGGCCAAATTGGAAAAAGGCCAGGTATTGGAAGGTACCGTTAAAAATATTACCGACTTTGGTGTATTCATCGATCTTGGTGGCGTAGACGGCTTACTGCACATTACCGATATCTCCTGGGGCCGTATCGAGCATCCGCGTGAAGTATTGGCGTTAGATCAGAAGATCAACGTTGTAGTGCTTGACTTTGATGACGAGAAAAAACGTATCGCCCTGGGCTTAAAACAATTAACCCCGCATCCTTGGCAAAGCCTTACCGAAGATATCAAGGTAGGTTCGCACGTTAAAGGTAAAATTGTTACCGTTGCCGATTACGGCGCGTTCCTTGAAATTATCCCTGGTGTTGAAGGTTTGATCCACGTATCAGAAATGTCGTGGTCGCAAAACCTGCGCAACCCTCAGGAATTCCTGAAAGTAGGCGACGAAATTGAAGCACAAGTGTTAACACTTGACCGCGACGAGCGCAAAATGAGCTTGGGTATCAAACAACTGACCCCTGATCCATGGCAGCAAGCTGCTGACCGTTATGCGGTTGGTACACAGCATGTTGCTACAGTTAAAAACATGACCAACTTTGGTGTGTTTGTTGAACTGGAAGATGGTATCGATGGTTTGATCCACATCAGCGACCTTTCTTGGAGCAAAAAAGTTAACCACCCTAACGAGTTCACTAAAGTAGGCGAGAAGCTGGACGTAGTAGTTTTAGAACTTGACGTTGAGAACCGCAAACTGAGCTTAGGCCACAAACAACTGGAAGAAAACCCTTGGGATACTTTCGAAACCGTATTCGGTGTTGATTCTATCCACGAAGGTACCGTGTTGAAAGTGACCGACAAAGGTGCCATTGTAGCTTTACCTTACGGTGTTGAAGGCTTTGCGCCAACCAAACACCTGGTTAAAGAGGATGGCAAAGCTTTAAAAGCTGACGAAACTGCAGAATTCAAGATCATTGAGTTTAACAAAGAGAACAAACGTATTGTTATCTCTCACTCACGTATCTGGGAAGATCAGCGCAGCGAAGCAAGGGTAGCTGACTTTGAAAACCGTAAAAAAGAAGCGAAAGCTACTACCAGCGCGGTTAAGAAAGTAAAAGATTCGGTTGAAAAATCGACTTTAGGCGACCTGAGCGTTTTAGCACAACTGAAAGAACAAATGGAAGGTGCTGAAAGCAAAGCTAAAAAAAGCAAAACCGAGGAGTCTAACTAA
- a CDS encoding IS1182 family transposase has translation MSSKRPVFKPYQQRQLMAIPPTLDELVPASHPVRVVNDVIDRLYLEPLLKAYHIRGSSSYHPQMLLKVLVYGYVTNTYSSRKLAAACRESVYLMWLSSMNYPDHNTINRFRGVRLKHALRDVFEDVVKLLAEEGLLSIEEVNTDGTKIEANANRYTFVWKKAIQTNKEKMKKQLSEIWDYAQSVAKEEDRLPDPPDFTVIDSEKVNAAVDKLNEKLSSREDVSKQVKSKLRYISKHYPQAIARYEQQEALLGERNSYSKTDTDATFMRMKEDHMKNGQLKPGYNVQISTSNQFIVNYTIHSNTTDTNTLSAHLAQHEVSFGKAPQVLTADAGYGSEENYTRLEQKGTIAFVKYGMFDKEQNENHNNKHPFAANKLFYNQEKDCYICPMGQQMNFIGTSKRKTSTEFEQTVKRYQAVNCANCPLNGICHKSKGNRIIEINENLNRLKQKAHELLNSEEGIQRRKKRCFDVEPVFGNIKQNHGFKRFMLRGKEKVEIEWGLVAIAQNLRKKAA, from the coding sequence ATGTCCTCTAAAAGACCTGTATTCAAGCCCTACCAGCAACGGCAGTTGATGGCTATTCCTCCGACACTTGACGAATTAGTTCCGGCATCGCACCCGGTGCGTGTAGTTAACGATGTGATCGACAGGCTCTATCTGGAACCATTGCTGAAAGCTTATCATATCCGCGGGAGTTCAAGCTATCACCCGCAAATGTTGTTAAAGGTGCTGGTATATGGGTATGTAACCAACACCTACTCCAGCCGAAAGCTGGCAGCAGCCTGCCGGGAAAGCGTTTACCTGATGTGGCTGAGTTCGATGAACTATCCTGATCATAATACGATCAACCGTTTCCGGGGCGTACGTTTGAAGCATGCGCTGCGTGATGTGTTCGAAGATGTGGTGAAACTTTTGGCAGAGGAAGGCCTGCTCAGTATTGAAGAAGTGAATACGGACGGGACAAAGATAGAGGCGAATGCAAACCGGTATACCTTTGTCTGGAAGAAAGCGATTCAGACCAATAAGGAAAAGATGAAAAAGCAGCTGTCAGAGATATGGGACTATGCCCAAAGCGTAGCAAAAGAAGAAGACAGGCTGCCTGATCCGCCTGACTTTACTGTTATTGACAGTGAAAAGGTCAATGCCGCAGTAGATAAACTCAATGAGAAGCTTTCCTCGCGTGAGGATGTTTCCAAACAGGTCAAAAGCAAGCTGCGGTATATCAGCAAACATTACCCGCAGGCCATTGCCCGCTATGAGCAGCAGGAAGCTCTGCTGGGTGAACGCAACAGCTATTCCAAGACCGATACGGATGCCACATTCATGCGGATGAAGGAAGACCACATGAAAAACGGCCAGTTAAAACCGGGGTATAATGTTCAGATATCCACATCCAACCAGTTCATTGTCAATTACACCATTCACTCCAACACCACAGACACCAATACATTAAGTGCTCATTTAGCGCAGCATGAAGTCAGCTTTGGCAAAGCACCGCAAGTGCTTACAGCCGATGCCGGATATGGCTCCGAGGAGAACTACACGCGGTTGGAACAAAAAGGAACAATCGCCTTTGTAAAGTATGGGATGTTCGATAAGGAACAAAATGAGAATCACAACAACAAGCACCCTTTTGCAGCAAATAAGCTTTTTTACAACCAGGAGAAAGATTGTTACATCTGCCCGATGGGCCAGCAAATGAATTTCATCGGAACAAGTAAAAGAAAAACAAGCACGGAGTTTGAACAAACGGTAAAAAGATACCAGGCAGTTAACTGCGCTAACTGTCCGCTGAACGGTATTTGCCATAAATCAAAAGGGAATCGGATCATTGAAATCAATGAAAACCTGAACCGCCTGAAACAAAAGGCGCACGAGCTGTTAAACAGTGAAGAAGGCATACAACGGCGAAAGAAACGCTGCTTTGATGTAGAACCTGTATTTGGTAATATTAAGCAGAACCATGGCTTTAAACGGTTTATGCTCCGCGGCAAGGAAAAAGTAGAAATAGAATGGGGTTTAGTTGCAATCGCACAAAATCTAAGGAAAAAAGCGGCTTAA